Proteins from a single region of Antechinus flavipes isolate AdamAnt ecotype Samford, QLD, Australia chromosome 2, AdamAnt_v2, whole genome shotgun sequence:
- the LOC127546956 gene encoding uncharacterized protein LOC127546956, which yields MTVAVLQPCPLLDGKCEILSWQQMSLCQEASESVMGNVGSGGYGEPSSPEEKDLENSTLWSGAIGSSCSGPPSCRFTPFSLCVYVRARIRVCVCVCVSACIPASPSPPLPLLFSLPSLSRSLSPSLLLLVVSPQFPETRRESAPPSRSALSPDYGAAGLRLARQTLQQQQQSQLLQVSEPPNAETLRQPAAPLGGRTLRASDLPACARRTHACPVLLLVRSALGFTGGRKRCFFAGGSWGFSFFVKLCWAFIFLGTLTQKKVLFK from the exons ATGACAGTAGCTGTACTTCAGCCCTGCCCTCTGCTGGATG GGAAGTGTGAGATCCTGTCCTGGCAGCAAATGAGTCTGTGTCAGGAAGCTTCAGAAAGTGTCATGGGGAATGTGGGG AGTGGGGGATATGGGGAGCCCTCTTCACCAGAAGAAAAAGATCTAGAGAACAGCACACTCTGGTCAGGGGCTATAGGCAGCTCTTGTTCAGGGCCTCCGAGCTGCAGGTTCACACCCTTTTCCCTGTGTGTCTATGTCCGTGCGCGTAtccgtgtgtgtgtctgtgtgtgtgtgtccgccTGCATCCCCGCTTCTCCCTCCCCGCCCCTCCCTCTCctattttccctcccctccctctcgcgctctctctctccttctctcctcctcctggtCGTATCGCCACAGTTCCCAGAGACCAGAAGAGAGAGCGCACCTCCCAGCAGATCCGCACTCTCCCCAGACTATGGGGCAGCCGGGCTGAGACTGGCCAGACAGAccctgcagcagcagcagcagtcgCAGCTGCTGCAAGTCAGCGAGCCACCCAACGCGGAGACCCTCAGGCAACCAGCGGCACCTCTCGGAGGACGGACTCTCAGAGCCAGCGACTTGCCCGCCTGCGCCCGCAGGACGCACGCGTGCCCTGTTCTTTTGCTAGTTCGCTCTGCTCTCGGATTTACTGGCGGGCGAAAACGATGTTTCTTCGCGGGGGGCTCGTGGGGCTTCTCCTTCTTTGTGAAG